A DNA window from Parabacteroides johnsonii DSM 18315 contains the following coding sequences:
- a CDS encoding DUF4295 domain-containing protein, translated as MAKKAVATFKKGDGRTYSKVIKMVKSPKTGAYIFQEEMIPNEAVKDYFAK; from the coding sequence ATGGCAAAAAAAGCGGTTGCAACATTTAAGAAAGGTGACGGTCGTACCTATTCTAAAGTAATCAAGATGGTTAAGTCCCCGAAGACCGGTGCTTACATCTTCCAGGAAGAAATGATTCCTAACGAAGCTGTTAAAGATTATTTCGCTAAATAA
- the rpmG gene encoding 50S ribosomal protein L33: MAKKAKGNRVQVILECTEHKESGMPGTSRYITTKNRKNTTQRLELMKYNPILKKMTLHKEIK; encoded by the coding sequence ATGGCAAAGAAAGCAAAAGGTAACAGAGTTCAGGTAATTCTTGAATGCACTGAGCACAAAGAAAGTGGTATGCCGGGTACATCTCGTTATATTACAACAAAGAACAGAAAGAATACAACTCAGAGATTGGAGCTGATGAAGTACAATCCTATCCTGAAGAAGATGACATTACACAAAGAAATTAAGTAA
- the rpmB gene encoding 50S ribosomal protein L28, whose protein sequence is MSKICQITGKKAMVGNNVSHSKRRTKRKFDVNLFTKKFYWVEQDCWVSLNISAAGLRTINKLGLDAAIKKAAEKGYLNA, encoded by the coding sequence ATGTCTAAAATTTGTCAAATTACCGGAAAGAAAGCAATGGTTGGCAACAACGTTTCTCACTCTAAGAGAAGAACGAAACGTAAGTTTGATGTGAACCTGTTTACTAAAAAGTTCTACTGGGTAGAACAGGATTGTTGGGTTAGCCTGAATATTTCAGCCGCTGGCTTGCGTACTATCAATAAACTTGGTTTGGATGCAGCAATTAAGAAAGCTGCTGAAAAAGGTTATTTAAACGCTTAA
- a CDS encoding nitroreductase family protein, which produces MARDFKEALRHRRTYYHITNSSPISDEQIKEIIDFAVMNVPSAFNSQSTRIVLLLGKNHKRLWEITKETLKRLVSAEVFKGTEAKIDGSLAAGYGTILFFEDKAVVEQLQDSFPTYYDKFPVWAQQTSAMHQLAIWTMLEDAGLGASLQHYNPLIDETVCAEWKLDPKWELVAQMPFGTPTEEPGPKEIKPLDKRVLVFK; this is translated from the coding sequence ATGGCACGAGATTTTAAAGAAGCATTGAGACATCGCAGAACTTATTATCACATCACAAACAGTTCCCCGATATCAGACGAACAGATCAAAGAAATAATAGACTTCGCAGTCATGAACGTCCCTTCTGCTTTCAACTCGCAATCGACCCGTATCGTATTGCTGTTAGGCAAGAACCATAAAAGACTTTGGGAGATCACGAAAGAGACATTGAAGAGACTTGTTTCTGCGGAAGTCTTCAAAGGAACGGAGGCTAAAATAGACGGAAGCCTGGCTGCCGGCTACGGAACGATCCTGTTTTTCGAAGACAAAGCGGTAGTCGAACAGTTGCAAGACTCCTTCCCTACCTACTACGACAAATTTCCGGTTTGGGCACAGCAAACATCCGCCATGCACCAGCTGGCTATCTGGACAATGCTCGAAGATGCCGGCTTAGGCGCGTCCCTTCAACACTATAACCCGCTGATCGACGAAACGGTATGTGCAGAATGGAAACTCGACCCGAAATGGGAACTGGTGGCACAAATGCCTTTCGGAACACCGACGGAAGAGCCCGGACCGAAAGAGATAAAACCATTAGATAAAAGAGTCCTGGTTTTCAAATAA
- the lpdA gene encoding dihydrolipoyl dehydrogenase: MNYDIAIIGGGPAGYTAAERAAEGGLKTVLFEKNAIGGVCLNEGCIPTKTLLYSAKILDSFKTSSKYGISSEGTPSFDMDKIIGRKNRTVKKLTSGVKMRLTSSGITIVEGTAVLNGETDGMIRIQCGNDLFTVKNILLCTGSETVIPPIKGLSETDYWTSREALDSKELPKELAIIGGGVIGIEFASFFTSMGVKVKVIEMMPEILGAMDKEASAMLRNEYAKKGVEFHLNTKVIEVNPKEVIVEKDGKVNAIPADRILVSVGRRAITKDLGLESLSIETDRRGVRVNEYMQTSHPHVYAAGDITGFSQLAHTAYREGEVAVNHILGHEDRMDYRAIPAVVYTNPEVAGVGKTEEELKANGEYYNLVKIPMTYSGRFVAENETGNGLCKLLTNVNGQIIGCHLLGNPASEIIVIAGIAVEHGYTVDEFKKTVFPHPTVGEVIHESLYL, encoded by the coding sequence ATGAATTACGATATTGCAATTATAGGGGGAGGACCGGCAGGCTACACCGCCGCCGAACGGGCAGCCGAAGGGGGCCTGAAGACCGTCCTCTTCGAAAAGAACGCCATCGGGGGTGTCTGCCTGAACGAAGGCTGTATTCCCACAAAAACATTATTATACTCTGCCAAGATATTAGACAGTTTCAAAACATCCTCCAAATATGGCATTTCATCGGAAGGGACGCCGTCTTTCGACATGGATAAGATCATCGGGCGTAAGAACCGGACGGTCAAAAAACTGACATCCGGTGTAAAGATGCGACTCACTTCGAGCGGGATCACGATCGTCGAGGGCACTGCCGTGTTGAACGGGGAAACCGACGGAATGATCCGCATACAGTGCGGAAACGACCTTTTCACCGTCAAAAACATACTCCTCTGCACCGGTTCCGAAACGGTAATTCCCCCAATCAAGGGACTTTCAGAAACAGACTACTGGACTTCGCGGGAAGCACTCGACAGTAAAGAACTCCCCAAAGAACTTGCCATCATAGGCGGCGGTGTCATCGGGATCGAGTTCGCCTCTTTTTTCACCAGCATGGGAGTAAAAGTGAAGGTGATCGAGATGATGCCGGAAATACTCGGCGCAATGGACAAAGAGGCGTCCGCCATGCTCCGGAACGAATACGCCAAGAAAGGGGTGGAATTTCATCTGAACACAAAAGTGATCGAGGTGAACCCGAAAGAGGTCATTGTCGAAAAAGACGGCAAGGTGAATGCGATCCCGGCGGACAGAATCCTGGTCAGCGTAGGACGCCGGGCGATCACCAAAGATTTAGGCCTGGAAAGCCTTTCCATCGAGACGGACCGCCGGGGAGTCCGGGTGAACGAATATATGCAGACCTCCCATCCGCACGTTTATGCAGCCGGCGATATCACAGGATTCTCGCAACTGGCCCATACGGCCTATCGGGAAGGTGAGGTCGCCGTCAACCATATCTTAGGGCATGAGGACCGGATGGACTACAGGGCTATTCCCGCCGTTGTCTACACCAACCCTGAAGTGGCCGGTGTCGGCAAGACGGAGGAAGAACTGAAGGCAAACGGAGAATATTACAACCTTGTCAAGATACCGATGACCTACTCCGGCCGTTTTGTCGCTGAAAACGAAACCGGCAACGGGCTCTGCAAGCTCCTGACGAACGTGAACGGCCAGATCATCGGTTGCCATCTGTTGGGAAATCCGGCATCGGAGATCATCGTCATTGCCGGTATCGCCGTCGAGCACGGCTATACGGTCGATGAATTCAAGAAAACCGTATTCCCCCATCCGACCGTCGGAGAGGTAATACACGAAAGCCTGTACCTCTGA
- a CDS encoding lipoate--protein ligase family protein — protein sequence MLYIDNPYTDAWFNLAAEEYLLKNFSDDIFMLWQNEPSVIIGKHQNVWDEINRNYIQEKHIKVVRRYSGGGAVYHDSGNLNITFIQNSKELASGTFTARLIDFLATFGIRAETDERQALTIDGLKISGSAQSIHKGRILHHATLLFSTDLYHLTTALKSTGQRPEEKEVNPAPFYVKSVRSPVTNICTYTRKAVSIGEFRDALLNYFTENKTATRPYSFTEDDLNAIWSLRDNKYATPAWNFNIKT from the coding sequence ATGCTTTATATCGACAATCCATACACCGATGCCTGGTTCAACCTGGCGGCCGAGGAGTATCTGCTCAAGAACTTTTCGGACGACATCTTCATGTTGTGGCAGAACGAACCGTCCGTCATCATCGGCAAGCACCAGAACGTATGGGACGAGATAAACCGGAACTATATACAGGAGAAGCACATCAAAGTCGTACGCCGTTATTCCGGTGGCGGGGCCGTCTATCATGATTCCGGTAACCTGAATATTACTTTTATACAAAACAGCAAGGAACTTGCATCCGGCACATTCACAGCCCGGCTGATCGACTTCCTTGCCACATTCGGCATCCGGGCAGAGACAGACGAACGGCAGGCACTCACGATCGACGGGCTGAAAATATCGGGCAGTGCGCAATCCATCCATAAAGGCAGGATCTTGCATCATGCCACCCTCCTTTTCTCCACCGACCTGTATCACCTGACGACCGCCCTCAAAAGCACAGGGCAGAGGCCGGAGGAAAAGGAGGTGAACCCTGCTCCTTTTTATGTCAAGTCCGTAAGAAGCCCGGTCACCAACATATGCACCTATACCCGTAAAGCGGTATCTATCGGAGAATTCAGAGATGCACTTCTGAACTATTTTACTGAAAACAAGACGGCTACCCGTCCCTATTCATTCACTGAAGACGATTTGAACGCCATCTGGTCCCTGCGTGACAAC